DNA from Triticum aestivum cultivar Chinese Spring chromosome 7D, IWGSC CS RefSeq v2.1, whole genome shotgun sequence:
ATTTGCATATGGAGCACGCCAAAGCACAAACACAAAGTCACCATCATATGAGCTCCATATTTTCCCTGCAAGCTGTACCCACCTGTCATTGGGTCACATGTTCTCCCCCCAAAAATTCAAACGAAAACACTCAACTCATAGAACAGATTCAGAGCAGCAAGGGGTGTGCAGACGCGGTCGATGCGGAGCTTGCAGCAATGGAGGAAGGCCTTGCCCTTGCCGTCCACTGGCCCCCTCTTGCAATCACCTCGGAGACGGATAGTGCAGAAGCCGTCGCCTTGGTGCCCCCGGTACGTCAAGATATCCTTAGCGCATTCAGACTATTCGTGAACTAGTCCAGGAAATAAATGTGTCGACCATTAAGATTAACCACAAATCCAACTCTATGAGCCACGGCTTAGCCAGCTAGGTAGAGAATCAGGTGAAAACGGCCATGAAATGGGACCGTATCTCTATTGCTAGCTAACATATTCACCTCTTTCTCATTATTAGTTTTTaaaatctgctagagttgctcttctCACATTGGCGGAGCTATTGCCTCTCTTGTACTTTCAAGCACGCATCTGATGAATGAAAAATGttagggatggcagttttgcccatgggtatgggtacccgcgggtaccctacccgaaaacaaGTGGGCATGGGTGAGACTTTCTATCAGTTCATGCCcatgggtaatgggtatccatacaCGCAAAAtgcatgggtagggtatgggtatgaaATTATATCCAggggtaacccaatggatacccagaaaaattaataaaaaaattaaacCCTACAATATCTGGGTAAACCTATAGTGATTAGCATTGCAAGTTTACAAACTTGATTTTCTTTTTTcaaagttactccctccgttcctaaatacttgtatttttaggcatttcaacaagtgactacatacggagtaaaatgagtgaatctacactctaaaatatgtctacatacatccgtatgtgatattcatttgaaatgcctagaaagacaagtatttaggaacggagggagtagtttgtaaTGGAGATTAAGACATTTGTGTGTCAATCGATCATTGTGAAATTTTGATGTAAGTGCAAACTAGATTGTGATGGCCGAGTACCTAACTTTAGTTTTAGGCCCTTTTTTTGTCTTACCTTTATCATGACAATGTTATATATTGTACCCACCGGATACCCATTGGGTACaagatacccgatgggtatgggcatggaTACCAATTTATATCCATGGATATTGAAATGGGTGGGTATAGAAAAAAGTTTTAGGTATGGGTTTGGGCACAAAAAGTTcgtacccgcccataccctacccattgccatcctaaAAAAATGTACACTTGTCCGATAGTACTACGTACTCTGTTACTGGATCTCAAATTACCACTGACGATTCGCAGCTGACTTTTGCGCAACTGAACCAAAGAACCCTAGATGTGTCAGACGGCTATGATTAAATTACAGAGGTGACGGTGCATCCGCAGTTTGGCTACTGCCCGAGATTGACTCCCGCATCTGCGCCGTGCGCTACGGTTGACCTGCTACTCGCAATCTGGCCATTACCGTTGATCTCCACCTCAAGACAGCGGCGTGGCGACTCCCAAGACTGAAGCACCAGCTCTAGGAAAGGCTCGCACTCGAGAGAAGGACAGAGCCCCAGCCCACGCCACCGCCAATGGCGGTGATGAAGACGAAGCCGGCTGCAGAAGGCAAGCGATGCTGCCCGGGAATCAACACCAAGCTCGTCGCCTTCCTGCTCACAGTGCCGTCACTCATCGTCTTCCTTGGTGGGCGCAATGGCGAGCAGCCGGCGGTCGAGATCGAGGCGGCCATGCCCGGCAGAGGTAAAACTACCAAACTTGCTTCTGTCCAGTACTGCATCGTATAGATGCTAGTAGTAACCCAGGCGAGCTGGTTAGGAGAATTTGAAGGTTTTCCTTTTACCGGCGAAGTTCGTTTAGCAATCAGGACAAAATAAAAGTTGCCAAATTTTTTCGAACTTTCATTATCTTCAGTGGGTGCCTACATGTGTATATTTCAGTCAAAATGTTTCGGTGACACATGGGGTCGTGGAAAAATTCAAACACAATTCCATAATTTGTGAAACTTCCTTAAATGTTGGTAGTATTTAAGTCTTATTTAAGTGAAATCCAAATTTGATTGAAACCAACCCATGAGTGAGCTGGGTTTTCATCTTACACACGCCATGTGAAttcttagagcatctatagccgcaGGCTCCAAATTTGGCCCCTCAAACGTCCGTCGACGCGTCCGCGGACACTGACCGGGCAGGCCTCAAATTTTACCATTTACAACCACATACCATATTTTCAAAACATCTATTACATGCAGGGCAATGCACGACTATCATCCCGTTCGTCATGTGTCGGTTGTGCTGTTAAAACACACGAAAATTGCTCATACTTAAGATTTTCACACCCGTATTAGTCTCACCTCGCTGCGTGACGAGCTAATCGACCGGCTTAAACAGCCGGGTCGTCCAGAAGCGATAAGCTTCTGACATCATTGCATCCTTTATTTATCACATAGAAGATTTATAGTCACGGCCTATCTCCTTCGCAAGGGAAACATTCATGTGAGTATTGCtttttatgaatcacaatgtatcgataAAAATTGAAAAAAGGAAACATTCATGTCAATACTGCTTTTTATAAATCACAATGTGTTGATAAAAATCTACTGCCATTGTAGTACGGGTATCAACGTATGTATATGAACGAGAAAATTTTGACACTCAATAAACAATTATCAATTGATGAAATGCAGTCCAGTGTCAAGTTATCTCGTTCATGCAGCGAGAATTAATAGATCTACACAACAACAGAGAACCTTGCCGCTATCCGCCAGTGCGGCTATTTAAGCCAGTCGACGTCCACCTCGCGTGGTGATGTGGGATTAAAATATGGAAGAGGAAGGAGGTTCTGTCGCTGCAGGTGGGACCGCTAGGAACTGCAGCGGGGTCGGCGGACGTGCCCGGGCGACCACATATctccccatatttgggctggatatgagaggTGCCGGTCAGCCCAGGCGTCTGAGGCCCGTTTGAGGAGCCCATCTGAGTTAAATTttcgtgaccggtcagtgaccggggGCGTTTGATGCGGGTTTGGGACGCCAGGCTGTATAGGCCCGTTTGGGGCGCCCGGGAGTAGAATGTTTTTGACTTTTTCTAGGTGCTATCAATATTTAGGATAGCCATTTTAAATCTTAAATTAAATTGCATTTTAAGTTAAAACTTTCAACCACACTGGGTTCGGTTAGTACAAAATTTGGCTTGTTTGATGCACTTGGAATGCCATACGGAGACGATAATATATTCTGCCACCTCTGCAGATCCAGAAGCTGTCTCGTTCCTGCAACGGAAGACAGCACACGATGACAGGCTTCTCGGCGGCCTCCTAGCCGACGGCTTCGACCAAAAATCCTGCCACAGCCGGCACCAATCCGCCGTGTACCGTCGTAACGCCGGCAGGCAACCGTCGCATCACCTCATCTCCAAACTGCGGAGCCACGAAGCTCTACAAAGACGGTGCGGCCCGGGCACAGCCGCGTACACCAACGCTCTGGAGCAGCTCAAGTCCGGCAGGAGCGTCGCGTCACCGGAGTGCAGGTACCTGGTCTCCATATCGTACCGCGGCCTCGGCAACCGGATCCTGGCCGCGGCGTCGGCGTTCCTGTACGCGCTGCTCACCGACCGCGTCCTCCTCGTTGACCCCAGCCACATGACGGACGAGCTCTTCTGCGAGCCGTTCCCGAACACGACATGGCTGCTGCCTCCGGGGTTCCCGCTCTTCAACTATCAGAGCTTTTACCTCGACACGCCGGAGAGGTTCGGGAGAATGCGGGAGGACGGAGTGCTGAGAACCGGCGTGACAAACGGCTCCGCCCCCGCCGAGCTGCCGGCGTTCGCGTACATCCACCTCGACTACAACCAGACGGACCACGACAAGCTCTTCTTCTGCGACGACGACCAGAGGGTTCTCCGGGACATCCAGTGGCTGGTGATGAGGACGGACAGCTACATCGTGCCGGGCCTGTTCCTGGTGAAGGCGTTCGAGGAGGAGCTCGACGGTCTGTTCCCGGAGCGCGACGCCGTGTTCCACCACCTCGGCCGGTACCTGTTCCACCCGACCAACCAGGTGTGGGGCCTcatcgcgcggtactaccgcgcgcaccTCGCGTCGGCGCGGCGCGTGGTGGGCATCCAGGTGCGCGTCTTCCCCTGGGAGGCGGAGTCGCCGGAGATCCTGGAGCAGATCAAGACGTGCACGCAGAACGAGAGGCTGCTCCCGGCGGTGctggacgaggtggaggacgacgAGCCGGCGGTGGCCGGTGCCCAGCAACCGACGGCCGTCCTGGTCACCTCCCTCAAGGCCTGGTACAGCGACAAGATGAAGGAGATGTACTGGGAGCGCGCGGCGGCGGACggcagggtggtggtggtggagcagccgAGCCACGAGGAGACCCAGCGCTACAACGTGAGGTCGCACGAGCACAAGGCCTGGGCGGAGGTGTACCTGCTGAGCGTGGCGGACATGCTGGTGACCACCGGGCAGTCGACGTTCGGGTACGTGGCGCAGGGGCTCGGCGGGCTAAAGCCCTGGGTGCTGCACCATGTCGCCAACGGCACGGTGGGGTGGCCGTGCAGCAGGGACGTGTCCATGGAGCCGTGCTTCCACGTCCCGCCGCAGTACGACTGCAAGCGACGGGAAGACGCCGGCCTGGTCGTGCCGCATGTGCGCCACTGCGGAGACCTGCCCGCGGGACTGAAGCTAGTCGATCGAAGAGAATGGTAGAAACAAGACAAAAATGACCGTATTTCTTTGACGAAAACTTCCGAATGCACATGCTTTGTATCGATATCCAGCCATACTGTGCTGATGGGTAGAACATTGCCGAAAATTCTGAATGCACAAACAAGAGATGGTGTATAGAAAGCCAGCCATAACCTTGCGCTGATGGGAAGGAGTAGGACATTGTCGAAAACTGCTCTGTGGTTACTTTCTGCTGCTGATGATGTTTACGAGTTTGTGTCACCAAGATCGTATGTTGCTGATACTACAAACATTATTACTTCCGTTATAACTGACGACCGTGATGTTTTTAGTGTCATTGCCGAACTACTCTCCTTTTCTTTTAAAAAAGAATATATTAATATTGCGAAGATGACAATTATACCTGGCCACTATACAAACAAGATGTCGAAAGACGCCAAGAATACAGACAGCCAaaaaaaaaagaacagaaaaaaaagaCCCCAGCTCGATGATCAATCACTAGCCGCAGCAACATTCTAACCAGCACCTGGGTTACAAAAAAAAGTTCTTCAAAAGCGACGCCTCAAAAAAGGAAACAATGTACAAGCGTTGTCGTTGCCGATCGAAGATCTTAAGTTTTTTCACCCTGAAGAAAGTGCGAGTTCATCTAAAAAACAATGCCTACAACAAGACCattgcaagatgcaaccaataaaGGGTAGACCTCGGGTTTTCACCTTTGGAATCGAAATTCGGCACTCAAGGAGCACCATAAAAAATGTAGTCCTTAAAAGCATAcacacccctcatctcttattggctgatatgtcaagaaacaagaaacgatgtagaattaatgcaccgcgcctagtgttttgagattatttggttttcgtaagatgacttacacacctaacgAAGGAAGTATCATTTTCGTATCCCGTCGTGTATGAGTACATGGGTGTGTGTGTGAAAGCGACGTGTGTGTGGAAGTGGTTTTGTGTGGCCGAAAACACCCCAAGCGATTCCAGTGTTTTAGCGCACCCATGCAATGCAAAATCCAGCCCGCTGGCTGGGTTCAATCGCACGGCTGTCAAGGCGGTTGAAAAAAGGCAAAAAGATTTGGCTAGGtttataagaaaaagaaaaaatttcaaaaaaattatacaAATATTTATGCAAGATAAAGAAATATAGTATCGACTAAGACATAACTAAGTCTCAATCGACTCAGACTGAGCAATACTGAACGCAAAATCATCACCGTGCCCTTGTACAAGCCTTGTGGGAATCAAGAAGCAgccaaaactgaagaaaaaaaagtAAAGAAAAGGAGAATCACATCGTGTCCTACACTCCACGCGTTGACTGCCCATCCTCTCTCCCATATCACGCGCTGGCTCGGTTACCCAGAAGAGTCAACGTCGGATCCCGCCCCGGCTTGACGCAAAGTAGAGTAGCAGCCAAAACGAAATCGCCACACATTTTTTGACATGATGCAACGCAGCTCTAATGGATCGATCCAACGTATACACGTACACCGCACTCCAACGTGTACTTTCTTTCTTTTGAGATGCACTCCAACACGCACTTTTGCTCCCATGACAAGTTACGGCTGGCGTTAAAAACCATGCATGGGGCTTTCGCGTCTCGATCGTACGGAGACGATGGACAAGAAGTCGGACGATCatcggccggcgaggaggagggatgGCAAGGAGGAGAGGATGGGCAGGGCGGGCGTGGTGCTCATCGTGTGCCTCTTCACGCTGCCGTTCCTGGTGTTCCTCTTCGGCGGCCGGGCGGCCGCGCCGGCCGTGTGGCACAACGCCGCCAAGCTGACGGCTACAGGTAGAGGTACAAAAGATCTCCTGTGATTTTGCACACTCCTGATTATATCTGCAAAACCGTGTAGCACGTGTTTGCAAACGGGACAAAACCAAGGGCGTGAAGCAAGGCCATCTCCAACACCGACCCCTAAACCAAACACCGTATCTGTCCACGGACATTGTTACGAAAGTCGGCCATCCAAGCATACCTTACAAATTTTAAATTAGGTTTTAACAAACCGGACAATTTTCATGAAACATGACGGAATTAGCATTATAATAGCTAGCTTCCACCAAATAAATTCATATTAGCACTGCATTATTGTAGCTTCTGCCAAACAAAAGCAAAGTAGCTTCCGTCAAATTGATGCATGCTAGCTTTAGATTCCGCCAAAATAGATTACATCATTAGCTTCCGCCAAATGCAGTGCGTAATTTTCTAAATGCTAGCAGCCTTCTTCCAAATGCTCGTAGTCTTCCATCAAACGTATAATCACCTTTCAATCGGCAGCCTTTGTGCGGCATGCTAATTTTTCGCCAGACAATAACAGCCAGCGATCTTCCGCCATCCGAACCGAGAGAGGATATGTGGTGACTTTTGATTGGGCAGACGGATGTCCGTACTCCCGCAAAGCCACCAAGTTGGCGGGAAAACGAACATCCGGACACGTCAACGGACCAATGAGGTACCGTGTTGGATGCAAACTATATCTGAACACGTCAGTCCAAACGGATGTAGACGGTTTGAGACTATGAAAATGCCCTAAAGCCGTCCATATATGGAGAATTAAGCTTTAGGATTTTTCTACACATCATTACTCTCCACCAGCGTATCAATGTAGAACCGCCTCAATCGTCTCTCGAACCTTTCCGGTGGTGATGCTGCCGAGGCACAAAACATTAGACCGGAACAGTGTATTTGCATGAACAGTAACCCATGAGGAAAATAAGTTTAAGTTATTGACCAATTACTATTTTTTACACCACGACATCAGTGAACAGTGCATCAAGTATTACCCAAAGAAAACCCGGAACAATATCTGAATTTATCCAGAACTGCTAACCGAAACAATAACCCAAATAAACCGAAACAAAAACCCAAATAACCCGAAACAGTAAAACCAGTGAAGTGAAAAAACACCTGAATAAACCGAAAACATTAACCCACTTAAACCATAAGCCGAAGCAGTAACTTATTGTAAGCCAGAGCAATACACCCGAATAAACCGAAACAACAAAAAGGTAAATCAGCAATATGCATTGTCACGAACAGTAAtctaaaagaaataaaaaaaacctCCCTCGAACCGGAACAGTAAAACCAGTGAACGGAACAACACGTGAATAAACCAAAAACATTAACCCATCGGAACCGTAAACCAGCACAGTATCTGAATCATAACCAAGAACAATACACCCGAATAAACAGGAACAATAAAAATAATAAATCAACACCAGGCATTCAGTAACCCAgaagaaatacaaaaaaaaatccCTAAAAAAGTGAGACTCCTTCTCCCTCGATGAGTTCACCTATGCAAGAAGAATAGCCATGTTCTACGGCGTCCATCACTTTTTTTAACTTAGGGAAGGGGAAAATATGTGCTCATGAAAAAAATATTAATAGGCCAGCCGGTTTACTTAATTTGTTAAATTATTTAATGTTTATTACATGCCTACACATATCATGGGGTAAGATAGAATTTGTGCTCTCCTTTTCATTTTATTATTCGCATAATACATGTTGTTTTCTGGCTTATTTTGGTAAAATACAGACGGAATCGGTCATGGGCGCTAGTAAAATAAAATTGGTATTGTAAACCTGACAAGTTCTCGTGCTCGATGGTCCCTCAGGAATGTTGAATGTCTCTCGTCCAAGCGCCACAAGCGGCGCAGACGAGCTCTTCGGCGGCCTGCTCGCGCCGGGCTTCGACCGACGCACGTGCCTGAGCCGGTACCAGTCCCCGCATTACTACAAGCACTCCCCGTACGCGCCCTCGCCGCACCTCCTGCAGAAGCTGCGCGACTACGAGGCGCGGCACAGGAAGTGCGGCCCCGGCACGCCGCTGTACGCCAAGTCCGTCGATCACCTccgctccggcagcagcagcagcacggagGATGATGAGTGCAACTACGTCGTGTGGATCCCCTACAACGGCCTCGGCAACCGGATGTTGTCGCTGCTCAGCACGTTCCTTTACGCGCTCCTCACCGGCCGTGTCCTCCTTGTGCAATCCACTGACGACTTCACCGACCTCTTCTGCGAGCCGTTCCCCGGCGGGACCTGGGCGCTGCCGCCGGACTTCCCCGTCGCGGACATGTCCCGGCTCGGGGCGCGCTCCAACGAGTCGTACGGGAACCTCCTCGATGACAAGAAGATCTCCAACGATCTAGCCAAGGCGACGGCGCAGTCGGTGCCGCCGTACGTGTACCTGCACCTGGCGCACGACCTCCGGCGCTCGGACCGGCGCTTCTACTGCAACGACGACCAGCTGGTGCTGGCCAAGGTGAACTGGCTGCTGCTGCAGAACGACTTCTACTTCGTGCCGGCGCTGTACGACATGGCCGAGTTCGAAGGCGAGCTCCGGAGGCTGTTCCCGGCTATGGAGAGCGTGGCGCACCTCCTCGGCCGGTACCTGTTCCACCCGTCCAACTCCGTGTGGGGCATGATCACGCGCTACTACCACTCGTACCTGGCCCAGGCGGAGGAGAGGATCGGTGTGCAGATCAGGATGTTCTCCTGGGCGTCCATCCCCGTCGACGACATGTACGACCAGATCATGGCGTGCTCCCGGCAGGAGCACATACTGCCGGACGTCGACGGCGACGAGGCGAACACGACGAGCGCCGCGGCCAACGGCTCCAGCAAATCCAAGGCCATCTTGATCGCATCGCTGCGGGCTGAGTACTACGAGAGGATCAAGTCGACGTACTACGAGCACGCGGCGGAGGGCGGTGGCGGGGTGGGGGTGTTCCAGCCGAGCCACGAGGAGAAGCAGACGATGGGGCAGCGGTCGCACAACCAGAAGGCGCTGGCGGAGATCTACCTGCTCAGCTTCTCCGACGTGCTGCTCACCACGGGGATATCCACGTTCGGCTACATGAGCAGCAGCCTCGCGGGGCTGCGTCCCACCATGCTCATGATCGCCAAGGACCACAAGGTGCCCGAGACGCCGTGCGTGCGCGCCATGTCCATGGAGCCGTGCTTCCACATGACGCCCGATGTCAAGTGCCATGGAAAGGAGGTGAACAAGGAGGAGCTGTCTCGGCACGTCAAGGAGTGCGAGGATGTACCCAAAGGGATGAAATGGATTAAAGGTATCAAGTTAGTTGATTAGAATTCTACTGGTCATCAACCCGTGTATCTCAAACCAATATTGTATATTTGCCAGTGACGAGTCCACTTGGAATTTTTTTAACGGGATTGCTAAATCTTAGTCGACCGAGACTCAACAAAATTTTGGTCAATGCTACATTCATGACACCTTACATGAAGATACGTGCAAAATTATCTTTTAAAATGTTTCATTCTTCTTTTCTACTATAAGTTATGTTAGTTGACTGAGACTTGATTGCTCGAGTAAGATCTAGCCACACTCAAAAAtttaattacattgaaaattatacACTTTTTTTTTGGTAAATATTGGAAATCATACTAGCCTTATTCTTACTTGGCGCCCCTGGAGATTGAAAATTATATTGCAGTGAACAAATGGTCGCTTGGAGAGCTTGGCGTGGACGAGCTTTGTGGTCGCCATGTGGACTGGTAGGTCGCCCGGTTATATCAGGGCTGCTGACACGCACATTAAGTCTAAAGTTTTAGGTTCCGAAACATATTTTTTCGTCGTTCGTTTGTATCAAGTTTCAGCAGTTGAAACTTAGATAAACAAACAAAACTTAATTTAGATTTGGTTCAAAAGATATAAAAAATTGAAAATCGAAAGCAAAAAAAATTgaggtttgccccccccccccccccaagtgtcTTGGCACCGGAAGCCAAAAATGCACACTAAACAATGGATAATAATCATGCATGGCTTCGGTCATTTTGAATCGAAGTGCTAGTTGTAATATTAACGTAAATATGCATAATTGATATACTTCATACTAATTAAATAACCATCTTATGTCTCACAAGGAGGAAATTCCTACGTGTATGTACTGAAAACTGATATAGAACAGTGGCATAAAAAATGATAAAGAGGATAGTGacatgaaataggaaaaaaaaatcaATGGAGGTATGGAAAGACATTACAGAATAGGTAAATAATGGCACAAAAATAAGTATGGAGATTGATAGAATAGGTGAGAAAAATAGATGCGGAGTGCTCCGGGGCTTCGAACTAGCTGATGCGGCGGGCCTAGTGGCATGCACCCACTCGGGGCCTTGGTAGCGGGTGTTCGCTTGGAGAGCTCGGCGTGGACGAGCTTTGTGGTCGCCATGTGGACTTGCAGGTGGCCCGGTTATATCAGGGCTGCTGACACCCACATTAAGTCTAAAGTTTTAGGTTTCGAAACTTAATTTTTCGTCGTTCGCTTGTATCAAGTTTTAGCAGTTGAAACTTAGCGAGGTTTTAAAAATTCATCAAAGCATGTTCAGAATGGAACTTATTTGAAAGCACTCACCAAAAGAAACACGGATACATAAACAAGACTTAATTTAGAGATATAAGAATTTGAAAATCGAAAGCAAAAAAAaattgagcccccccccccccccaaagtttATCAAGTGTCTTGGCGCCAGAAGCCAAAAAGTGCACACTAAATAATGGGTAATAATCATGCATAGCTTCGGCCATTTTGAATCAAAGTGCTAGTTGTATTATTAAGGTAAATATGCATAATTGATATATTTCATAGTAATTAAATAACCATCTTATGCCTCACAAGGAGGAAATTTCCTACGTGTATGTACTGAAAACTTATATAGAACAGCGGCATAAAAAATGATAAATAGGATAGTGACATGAAATACGAAAAAATCAATGGTGGTATGAAAAGACATTACAAAATAGGTAAGGAAAAATAccttaccccgcaaaaaaaaggaaaaatacctTAATATTGGCGCAAAAAATAGTATGGAGATTGACAGAATAGGTGAGAAAAATACCTTAATAATTGCGCCGCCTGCTGGTGTCGTGATCCACCGGATACGGAGTGCTCTGGGGCTTCGAACTAGCTGATGTGGCGGGCCTAGTGGCATGCACCCACTCGGGGCCTTGGCAGCGGGTGTTCGCTTGGAGAGCTTGGCGTGGACGAGCTTTGCGGTCGCCATGTGGACTGGCAGGTGGCCCAGTTATATCAGGGTTGCTGACACGCACATTAAGTCTAAAGTTTTAGGTTCCGAAACTTAATTTTTCGTCGTTAGCTTGTATCAAGTTTCAGCCGTTGAAACTTAGCGAGGTTTTAAAAATTCATCAAAGCATGTTGGGAATGAAACTTATTTGAAAGCACTCACCAAAGAAACACGAATACACAAACAAAAATTAATTTAGAGATATAAAAATTTGAAAATCGAAAGCCAAAAAAAAAgaggtttgcccccccccccccccccccccccccccccaagtataTCAAGTGTCTTGGCGCCGGTAGTCAAAAAATGCACACTAAACAATGGATAATAGTCATGCATGGCTTCGGCCATTTTGAATCAAAGTGCTAGTGGTAATATTAAGGTAAATATGCATAATTGATATATTTCACAGTAGTTAAATAACCATCTTATGTCTCACAAGGAGGAAATTCCTACGTGTATATACTGAAAACTGATATAGAACAGTGGCATAAAAAATGATAAAGAGGATAATGACATCAAATAGGAAAAAAATCAATGGTGGTATGAAAAAGGCATTATAGAATAGAGATTGACAGAATAGGTGATTGCATACCTGGGAATAGAGATTGTTAAGGAAAAATACCTTAACAATGGCGCAAAAATAAGTATGGAGATTGACAGAGGTGAGAGAAATACCTTAATAATTGCGCAAAATAGTATTTTA
Protein-coding regions in this window:
- the LOC123170078 gene encoding galactoside 2-alpha-L-fucosyltransferase-like, with protein sequence MAVMKTKPAAEGKRCCPGINTKLVAFLLTVPSLIVFLGGRNGEQPAVEIEAAMPGRDPEAVSFLQRKTAHDDRLLGGLLADGFDQKSCHSRHQSAVYRRNAGRQPSHHLISKLRSHEALQRRCGPGTAAYTNALEQLKSGRSVASPECRYLVSISYRGLGNRILAAASAFLYALLTDRVLLVDPSHMTDELFCEPFPNTTWLLPPGFPLFNYQSFYLDTPERFGRMREDGVLRTGVTNGSAPAELPAFAYIHLDYNQTDHDKLFFCDDDQRVLRDIQWLVMRTDSYIVPGLFLVKAFEEELDGLFPERDAVFHHLGRYLFHPTNQVWGLIARYYRAHLASARRVVGIQVRVFPWEAESPEILEQIKTCTQNERLLPAVLDEVEDDEPAVAGAQQPTAVLVTSLKAWYSDKMKEMYWERAAADGRVVVVEQPSHEETQRYNVRSHEHKAWAEVYLLSVADMLVTTGQSTFGYVAQGLGGLKPWVLHHVANGTVGWPCSRDVSMEPCFHVPPQYDCKRREDAGLVVPHVRHCGDLPAGLKLVDRREW
- the LOC123169620 gene encoding galactoside 2-alpha-L-fucosyltransferase-like, producing the protein MGRAGVVLIVCLFTLPFLVFLFGGRAAAPAVWHNAAKLTATGRGMLNVSRPSATSGADELFGGLLAPGFDRRTCLSRYQSPHYYKHSPYAPSPHLLQKLRDYEARHRKCGPGTPLYAKSVDHLRSGSSSSTEDDECNYVVWIPYNGLGNRMLSLLSTFLYALLTGRVLLVQSTDDFTDLFCEPFPGGTWALPPDFPVADMSRLGARSNESYGNLLDDKKISNDLAKATAQSVPPYVYLHLAHDLRRSDRRFYCNDDQLVLAKVNWLLLQNDFYFVPALYDMAEFEGELRRLFPAMESVAHLLGRYLFHPSNSVWGMITRYYHSYLAQAEERIGVQIRMFSWASIPVDDMYDQIMACSRQEHILPDVDGDEANTTSAAANGSSKSKAILIASLRAEYYERIKSTYYEHAAEGGGGVGVFQPSHEEKQTMGQRSHNQKALAEIYLLSFSDVLLTTGISTFGYMSSSLAGLRPTMLMIAKDHKVPETPCVRAMSMEPCFHMTPDVKCHGKEVNKEELSRHVKECEDVPKGMKWIKGIKLVD